A stretch of Gemmatimonas sp. DNA encodes these proteins:
- a CDS encoding SET domain-containing protein-lysine N-methyltransferase, whose translation MTPARKSPPASPSTVTRKVATTPTAPPAKKVAKKVARKVARKAARKAVRKATPAKPPKSELYEVRRSRIQGRGAFAIKPIRKGQIVDEYWGQRITHEEADRRYDDNEGRHHTFLFVLDENTVLDARFGGNDARFINHSCDPNCETEIERGHIYIKAIKAIAPETELTYDYRFDWQDEYEPEDIRYYACRCGSKKCRGTILRVPVYLRKTAREWLAGNDVKKPRKPVRKRTATQAADHHVLHPHVAERHATRKRR comes from the coding sequence GTGACGCCAGCTCGGAAGTCTCCGCCCGCTTCGCCCAGCACGGTCACCCGGAAGGTGGCCACGACACCGACAGCGCCGCCGGCCAAGAAGGTGGCCAAGAAGGTGGCCAGGAAGGTGGCCAGGAAGGCGGCCAGGAAGGCGGTCAGGAAGGCCACGCCGGCGAAGCCACCCAAGTCGGAGCTGTACGAAGTGCGGCGCTCGCGCATTCAGGGACGCGGCGCGTTCGCGATCAAGCCCATTCGCAAGGGACAGATCGTGGACGAGTACTGGGGACAGCGCATCACCCACGAGGAAGCCGACCGTCGCTACGACGACAACGAGGGGCGGCATCACACGTTCCTCTTCGTGCTGGACGAGAACACGGTGCTCGACGCCCGCTTTGGCGGGAACGACGCGCGGTTCATCAATCACTCCTGTGATCCGAACTGCGAGACGGAGATCGAGCGGGGGCACATTTACATCAAGGCCATCAAGGCCATCGCCCCCGAAACCGAGCTCACGTACGACTACCGCTTCGACTGGCAGGACGAATACGAGCCGGAGGACATCCGGTATTACGCCTGCCGCTGCGGTTCGAAGAAGTGTCGCGGCACGATTCTGCGGGTGCCGGTTTATCTCAGGAAGACGGCGCGCGAGTGGTTGGCGGGGAACGACGTGAAGAAGCCCAGGAAGCCGGTGCGCAAGCGGACGGCCACGCAGGCGGCCGATCATCATGTGCTGCACCCGCACGTCGCCGAACGGCACGCCACGAGAAAGCGCCGGTGA
- a CDS encoding NUDIX hydrolase, with protein sequence MSEPGKVGGTRVYHGRIISVDLDEVRFPDGSVGTLEMIRHPGASAVVPLLGDSGDDPEVLLIRQYRYAAEQFLYEIPAGRLDPGESPADCARRELQEETGYTATCVEQLFTMYTTPGFTDEKIHLFVATGLVPGEAHREADEFMELVPTRLSHALSMIERGEIQDAKTALALLYAAGFRLS encoded by the coding sequence GTGAGCGAACCCGGCAAGGTAGGCGGGACGCGCGTCTATCATGGCCGCATCATCTCGGTCGATCTCGACGAGGTGCGCTTTCCCGATGGGTCGGTTGGCACACTGGAGATGATTCGCCACCCGGGCGCCAGCGCGGTGGTGCCGCTGCTCGGTGATTCCGGAGACGACCCGGAGGTGCTGCTCATTCGGCAGTACCGATATGCCGCCGAGCAGTTTCTGTACGAGATCCCGGCGGGACGGCTCGACCCCGGGGAAAGCCCAGCCGACTGCGCTCGGCGAGAGCTGCAGGAGGAAACCGGGTACACGGCAACGTGTGTCGAACAGCTGTTCACCATGTACACGACTCCCGGCTTCACGGATGAGAAGATCCATCTCTTCGTGGCGACGGGGCTCGTGCCCGGTGAGGCGCATCGCGAGGCCGACGAGTTCATGGAGCTGGTGCCGACCCGGTTGTCGCACGCCCTCTCCATGATCGAGCGGGGGGAGATCCAGGACGCCAAAACGGCACTGGCCCTACTGTATGCGGCAGGCTTTCGTCTCAGCTGA
- a CDS encoding sigma-70 family RNA polymerase sigma factor produces the protein MADLARTKLTSHSTPAVPVREHLRTLEDGDVVSAFLGGEERAFEELVDRYQGRLLNFVYRTIGDRDRAEDLVQEVFIRVYRHIGRFDRSKKFSTWIYTIASNLAKNELRNRSRNPLVLFQTIKAKFEDEERPLQFEDVTSRPDDLFRKRHLRDMVEQTVGQLPAHHREVFVLRELEGKSYEEIADITGVNLGTVKSRLNRARTAFADIIAPLVR, from the coding sequence ATGGCCGATCTGGCTCGTACGAAACTGACATCGCACTCCACCCCCGCCGTGCCGGTGCGGGAGCACCTGCGCACGCTCGAGGACGGGGACGTGGTGTCGGCGTTCCTCGGCGGAGAGGAGCGGGCGTTCGAGGAGCTTGTCGACCGCTATCAGGGCCGTCTGCTGAACTTCGTGTATCGCACCATCGGCGACCGCGATCGCGCCGAGGACCTGGTGCAGGAAGTGTTCATCCGGGTGTATCGCCATATCGGTCGTTTCGACCGATCGAAGAAGTTCAGCACCTGGATCTACACCATTGCGTCCAACCTGGCGAAGAACGAGCTGCGCAACCGGTCGCGCAATCCGTTGGTTCTGTTCCAAACCATCAAGGCGAAGTTCGAGGACGAGGAGCGGCCGTTGCAGTTCGAGGACGTGACCTCGCGTCCCGACGACCTGTTCCGGAAGCGTCACCTGCGCGACATGGTGGAGCAGACGGTGGGGCAGCTTCCGGCTCACCACCGTGAGGTGTTCGTGCTGCGCGAGCTCGAGGGGAAGAGCTATGAGGAGATCGCCGACATCACTGGCGTGAATCTGGGTACGGTGAAGTCGCGGCTGAACCGCGCGCGAACGGCCTTTGCGGATATCATCGCGCCGTTGGTGAGGTAG
- the holA gene encoding DNA polymerase III subunit delta codes for MPPKSSATPPKESSPLRVVQAAVQSRQFAPVYYLHGDDDYLKDGALHDLLQAAIDPSTRDFNLEQRRGSDLDAESVASLLTTPPMLAERRAVVLRDVTGLKKAARAQLDRYLERPAGDTLLLLVSPAGTKADGALLHASVPLEFAPLTPERVRRWITHHATTVLQVDIADDAAQLLQQAVGNDLHLLAAELDKCASYELGLHEAGVPSGSATRAMIGVEAVAAVVGVRRGETVTDLLDAVARHDAQAAVALVPHVLSQPKMSAVQVVMMLGTQAFALSFGRARRDAGVPTPRLPQEYFAFLKDTGGYPGRPWGEAASAWTKATDGWSAEACARALALLLEADTALKDTRVSNEEQLLTSLVLALCATRSRRAA; via the coding sequence ATGCCCCCGAAGTCATCCGCGACGCCCCCGAAGGAAAGCTCTCCGCTGCGTGTGGTGCAGGCGGCGGTGCAGTCGCGGCAGTTCGCGCCCGTGTACTATCTGCATGGCGACGATGACTACCTGAAAGACGGCGCCCTGCACGATCTGCTGCAGGCGGCCATCGACCCGTCGACGCGCGACTTCAACCTGGAGCAGCGACGCGGCAGCGACCTCGACGCGGAGAGCGTGGCCAGCCTGCTCACCACGCCACCCATGCTGGCGGAACGGCGTGCCGTGGTGCTGCGCGACGTCACCGGACTCAAGAAAGCGGCGCGGGCCCAGCTCGACCGATATCTCGAACGCCCCGCCGGCGACACGCTACTGCTGCTCGTCTCCCCCGCCGGCACCAAGGCCGATGGCGCGCTGCTGCACGCCAGCGTCCCGCTCGAATTCGCGCCGCTCACGCCGGAACGGGTGCGCCGCTGGATCACGCATCACGCCACGACGGTGCTGCAGGTCGACATCGCCGATGATGCGGCGCAGCTGCTGCAGCAGGCGGTGGGCAACGACCTGCATCTGCTGGCGGCGGAGCTCGACAAGTGCGCGAGCTACGAGCTGGGTCTTCACGAGGCGGGGGTGCCCAGTGGCAGCGCGACCCGCGCGATGATCGGGGTGGAGGCCGTGGCGGCGGTGGTGGGCGTGCGTCGGGGGGAGACGGTCACCGACCTGCTGGATGCCGTGGCGCGCCACGACGCCCAGGCGGCGGTGGCCTTGGTCCCGCACGTGCTCAGTCAGCCCAAGATGTCCGCCGTACAAGTGGTGATGATGCTGGGCACCCAGGCTTTTGCGTTGAGCTTCGGTCGCGCGCGCCGCGATGCGGGCGTGCCCACGCCGCGGCTGCCGCAGGAATACTTCGCCTTTCTCAAGGATACGGGCGGCTACCCCGGACGTCCGTGGGGAGAAGCCGCGTCGGCATGGACCAAGGCCACCGATGGCTGGAGCGCCGAGGCCTGCGCCCGCGCGCTGGCCCTGTTGCTGGAGGCGGATACGGCACTCAAGGACACGCGGGTGTCGAACGAAGAGCAGCTGCTTACGTCGCTCGTGTTGGCGCTCTGCGCCACACGGTCGCGACGGGCCGCGTAA
- a CDS encoding SPOR domain-containing protein, with product MTQRFTLTAILLAVFAPGMLPAQSPAPLPASAISPAMDRAVARARAAVDNGDGADARALLDSLVTAAPSGSNDLAEALFWRATLAERVSDAERDWKRLVIDAPLAPRATDALLRLGELEMLRGHPADARTYFARVVREYPAGPAKARSQLWIAKSWVAQRDLPRACVALAEAAATGVPDGELRLQAEEMGRPCATVDRKLIARAQAETGNAAASAATATATTSSAPAPVGSAAAVAPAAAPAASSVPANARYSVQLAAFDTRPEAEASVRQLGARQIDARVDGERKPFRVRSGYFATRAEATAALARFKRAGFNGFVAELVK from the coding sequence ATGACGCAGCGGTTCACGCTGACGGCGATCTTGCTGGCCGTCTTCGCCCCCGGCATGCTGCCGGCCCAGTCACCGGCGCCGTTGCCGGCGTCGGCGATCTCGCCCGCCATGGACCGGGCGGTGGCGCGGGCCCGCGCCGCCGTGGACAACGGCGACGGGGCGGATGCGCGCGCGCTGCTCGACTCGCTGGTGACCGCGGCGCCCAGTGGCAGCAACGATCTGGCGGAGGCGCTCTTCTGGCGCGCTACGCTCGCCGAACGGGTGAGCGACGCCGAGCGCGATTGGAAGCGCCTCGTCATTGACGCCCCGCTCGCGCCGCGCGCGACCGACGCCCTGTTGCGCCTGGGCGAACTGGAGATGCTGCGCGGGCACCCGGCGGACGCGCGCACGTATTTCGCGCGCGTGGTGCGCGAGTACCCGGCGGGTCCGGCCAAGGCGCGCAGTCAGCTGTGGATTGCCAAGAGCTGGGTGGCGCAGCGCGACCTGCCACGTGCCTGTGTCGCGCTTGCCGAGGCGGCCGCCACCGGCGTGCCCGACGGTGAGCTGCGCCTGCAGGCCGAAGAGATGGGGCGGCCGTGCGCCACCGTCGACCGCAAGCTCATTGCGCGCGCGCAAGCCGAAACGGGCAACGCGGCGGCGTCCGCGGCTACCGCTACCGCTACCACCTCGTCCGCGCCCGCGCCGGTAGGGTCGGCCGCGGCAGTAGCACCGGCCGCAGCTCCGGCCGCGTCGTCGGTGCCCGCGAACGCCCGCTACAGTGTGCAGCTGGCGGCTTTCGATACGCGCCCGGAAGCCGAGGCGAGCGTGCGCCAGCTGGGGGCGCGGCAGATCGATGCCCGGGTGGACGGCGAACGCAAGCCGTTTCGCGTGCGGAGCGGCTATTTCGCCACGCGCGCCGAAGCGACCGCCGCACTGGCGCGCTTCAAGCGCGCGGGGTTCAACGGCTTCGTGGCGGAGCTCGTGAAGTGA